GTAAGCCACGTCGATGGTGATGCCCTGTTCACGCTCGGCACGCAGGCCGTCGGTCAGCAGGGCGAGGTCGATCCCACCCTTTTCGCCGCCGAAGCCACGGTCCGCGGAGGTGCGGGCAACGGCGTCGAGCGTGTCAGCAAGAATCGCCTTCGAATCGTGAAGGAGGCGGCCCACCAAAGTGGACTTGCCGTCGTCGACCGATCCGGCAGTAGCGAAACGGAACAGAGTGGTGGGCAGTGCTGTTTCCAGCCCGGCAGCCAATGTTTCGGTGCTCATTTAGAAGTAGCCGTCCTTCTTGCGGTCTTCCATGGCTGCCTCGGAGATGCGGTCATCTGCTCGGGTGGCGCCACGTTCGGTCAGGGTGGAGGCGGCGACTTCAACAACGACGTCGGCCACAGTGCGGGCATCGGACTCGACAGCACCGGTGCAGGACATGTCCCCCACAGTGCGGTAGCGCACCAGCTTGGTGATGACTTCCTCGTGCGGCAGCGGCTGGGAAACCTCGCCCACTGCACGCCACATGCCGTCGCGGGCGAAAACTTCGCGCTCGTGGGCGTAGTAGAGGCCCGGGAGCTCGATGTTCTCGCGTTCGATGTAGCGCCAGATGTCCAGTTCGGTCCAGTTGCTGATGGGGAACGCGCGGACGTGCTGGCCCACCGTGTGGCGGCCGTTGTACAGGTTCCACAACTCGGGGCGCTGGTTGCGCGGATCCCACTGGCCGAATTCGTCGCGGAGGCTCAGGATGCGCTCCTTGGCGCGGGCCTTGTCCTCATCGCGACGACCGCCGCCGAAGACGGCGTCAAACTTGTTGCGCTGGATCGCGTCCAGCAGCGGCACGGTCTGCAGGGGGTTGCGGGTGCCATCGGCACGCTCAGCCAGCTCGCCGCGGTCAATGAACTCCTGCACGGAGCCCACAACCAGCTTCAGGCCCAGTCGCTCCACCGTTCGGTCACGGAAGTCGATGACCTCCGGGAAGTTGTGGCCCGTGTCCACGTGCAGGACGGGGAACGGAACCTTGCCAGGCCAGAACGCCTTGGTGGCCAGGTGCAGCATGACCACGGAGTCTTTGCCGCCGGAGAACAGCAGCGCAGGCTTCTCGAACTCGGCAACAACTTCGCGAATGATGTGAATGGCCTCGGACTCGAGGGTGTCCAGACTGCTCAGGCGCTCGACCGAAGGGGCGTCGACTGCCGCTGCAACTTCCACCGTGGACTCCTCTGTTGTGTACGTGCTCATGTGTGTAGTCCGCATTCTGTCTTGTCGGATCCTGCCCAGCGGCCGGCGCGGGGGTCTTCTCCCGGGGCAACCTGGCGTGTGCAGGGCTGGCAGCCGATGGACGGGTAACCCTGG
This Paenarthrobacter sp. GOM3 DNA region includes the following protein-coding sequences:
- the cysD gene encoding sulfate adenylyltransferase subunit CysD — encoded protein: MSTYTTEESTVEVAAAVDAPSVERLSSLDTLESEAIHIIREVVAEFEKPALLFSGGKDSVVMLHLATKAFWPGKVPFPVLHVDTGHNFPEVIDFRDRTVERLGLKLVVGSVQEFIDRGELAERADGTRNPLQTVPLLDAIQRNKFDAVFGGGRRDEDKARAKERILSLRDEFGQWDPRNQRPELWNLYNGRHTVGQHVRAFPISNWTELDIWRYIERENIELPGLYYAHEREVFARDGMWRAVGEVSQPLPHEEVITKLVRYRTVGDMSCTGAVESDARTVADVVVEVAASTLTERGATRADDRISEAAMEDRKKDGYF